From Girardinichthys multiradiatus isolate DD_20200921_A chromosome 19, DD_fGirMul_XY1, whole genome shotgun sequence:
ATGTCAGTTGTAGAAACTCTGCTTTCCAAACCTTAGCATGTGCCGTATATTACAGCTCCCATCCTGCCACAATTTGTTCAATTACTTGGTTTGTTTCAGGCACAAGTAACTGCTTAAAGCAACAAACATATATGGTTCTGTATCAGTCTGGGAGATCATACTGTGGTCATGAGTTTGAGTGAACCCGACCTGAACCTGAGGATCTTCTTCTTCAGGTTGTAAGATGCCTTAATCTTGACGAAGGCCTTAGTCTGAGCTGGATCTATTTCCAGCTTCCCCACTGTGACCTGAGCTGTTCTCAGCTGCCCCTTACACCTGCCTGCCCCACCTCCCCCAGGTAAACCTCCCACACTCTCCTCAGTGTCAGTGGTGGTGGTGTTCTCCTCTACATATTCCTCCTCACTAGACTCACTATCCCCAAAGCAATTTGTGGTGTAGTTGGACCTGTCATCCTCGCTGGTGTCCAAAATTGTGGAGTGAAAAAGTGAGACACACTCGGCTGAATATTCTGAGTCACTTCCTGCAACATTGGAGTATGGGCTACTTTGCTGCCTCCCAGATGTGGGGTACATTTTGGTTGAAAAGTTTCTAAGTACCTTCTTTCTCTGCCGGCGTCGGATGAGCTGGTTAGCACCGCCATATGGCACCTCCATGATGGCACACAGGGGCCGGTAATCTTTCTGTTTGTACTTTGGCTTGGTAACCACAACGACCTGTTCACGTCCATGATGGTGATGAGAATGGTAGTTTCCATATTGATTGGGCTTTAATACTCCTGATCTCACACTGATTGGTGTAGACCTTCGATGCTTGCCTGGGACTCCAGTAATCAAAGTGGATGCAGAGATGCTTTTCATGCCTGATAAAGTACTTTTGTTAGAGACCTTGACCTGGATGGAGCTTCCATGTTCTACTTCAAGAAACCTGTCAGAGCTAGAGTTATTGTAGAACTTATCAGCTCTTTTTTCTGAAGGCACTTCATTATGTTCAGAATCCAACATTGTGCTTGTCCTAATGGTGCTCTTCACTTTGGTAATTTTAACATGCCTGCTGTTACCTTTGCGATGTTTACGGTTGTGTTGCTTGGCAGGGATGCCATTACCCACATGACTCTGTCCTTCTACTCCTTCTCCTTCCTTCAAATTCTGAGCAAAGGGCTTTGACCTGGAGTGTGCCAGCTCCCAGTTATTATTCTCTGATGGGCAACTCTGACAAGGCTTGGAGATCTTCTTGGAAGCACCAGTCTGAGTTTTAGCAGTTAGAGCTGATTTGAGGATCTGCTCTTGATCAGTGGCCCCACTGATCAAGAGCTGACATGTCTCTTTGTGTGAATAATTAACTTCAGGACTTCTCTGATCTATGATGTCTTTGAGAAGAATTGGGACAGAGGCACCTGGGAGAGAAAGAGACCTGTTGCTTGTCTCACTAATGACTCTCTTAGTGCTGGTGTTCTTGACCCTACTGGTAAGAGAACAAATGTTCTGCATGTTATGACCAGCAGGAGAGTTGGAGTCACCCTTGTTGATCTTAGAGCTAAATTGCATGGTATCAGTATCATCAGACAAAACTCTCCAATTGCTTATCTCTTCCTTATTTTTGCTTTCTATAGAACATTGTCTCTGAGAAGATAAAAATTCTGCCgatgtttcttcagcagggaacaGAGATTTTACTTCAGACCCTTTTAATGTTCCTACACCAGAACTGGGACCAAATACTTGTCTCAAAAAGAGACTCGGCTGGCGCACAATGCTCTTTAGAGGATCCGTGCTGATGCTCGTCCTGGGCCTGTTGGCCCTCATGGGCAGTACCCTTCGCTGCAGCAGACCAAAAATGTACTTCTCTGGGTGCTTACTGGAATGAGGTTGGAAGGTGGAGCTTTGAGCTCCAAGAGACCCTGAAAAAGAACTGGGTGTAGAGGAGGTTTGTGTTTTGAGATATTCAGCACCAGCTTCATCTCTGCAATGACCTCCATCAACAGACATCTGCAGAAAACCAGAGCCTTTAGTGGCTGCAGCGTGTAATGGGCTTCGGTGGCAGTAAATGTCACTGACATTTCGGGTAAAAAGATGGCAGAAATTTTTAGATGGGCACTCAGTGGGAACCAAAGATGTAGCCTCCAGAGAAGCCTGGTAAGGAACTGAAAGTGAGTGGCAAACAGCACCAAAGGAACCTGAATCATCACAAAGTCCTCCAGCCAGTACGTCATACTCCAAACAGCCGACCAGCTCATCTGAAAATCAAAAGATTTTGACGTTAAACTTCCTGAACATCAAGAAGCAGACTCATACACAGCTGCAAGTTATTCACTGTCACAGCATAACTGTGTACCATGGTGACACAACACATACACCAACTGCTTGACTATTGAACAAGGTGTCAAACAAAACCAGTCTAAATTATTGTGAGTTTATTTTTGCTGCAGGAAGTAGGCTCCAATGGTCGGCTGAGTGAGGTTTTGACTCTGTTTGGTTAGGCTGCAGATTGAACACTGAGGCATTAGTTAGTGGAAAATTCCTTTCAGAGGGGACAGAGTACTGGGAATATTAACCGTCTGTGTGCACTTCATTCCCTTCATGCATGTCAGAGTTTAAGAGGATATCCATGCGTAGTTGCATTTCTAACTGTAAAATATTATGCTTTACTAGtcatcaaaataatttaaaagggCTCCTAACAGTTTCTTGCATGTTATATTGATAATTACAATATGAAAAGAAACTGTTGATAAATGTTAAAAGATTAAACCATAATTGTCAAATGTTCATGTGTTAAATAAGGACTTGACTTGTGAACATCACTGATAAAACCATTTGCTTAGCAGAGTTGCCTTGCActaaaaaaacagcagcagatgcaGGTGGACTCCTGAAAATTTGGATTTTTTACATCTGGGAAATTGTCCCATTAgcacagaaaaatacattttgattcattttctgctgtttttcatGCTGATTGAACAGAAGCAGCTCACTGTTTggtatatgttttatttccaaattattttgtttagatGTAAATAGTAAATATCAAAATCAGAATATCTGTCAGTGTCACAAGTACAACAGAACTGAGACAGTTAAGGCAAAATAGTGATCACATATTATTTCATTACAATTTTGGTGTTATCTATAGTAGTTATTTGCAGAATTAATTCTCCTCCCTGCAAATTATTCATTTTCTGTACCATTACAGCCTGTATCATAAATATGTTTCTTAATCAGACTTTTTATGTGTAGCACAAAGTAATTGTGGCATTAACTACTAGTTCTGTATATGCGTTCACACACTCAAGTCTTTCATTTCTGGTGCCACAAATTTTCTCTTTAAGTCATTAATTGAGTGAAGTTCTCAAGCCCTCGGAATATCTCACTCTGATTGATTTTTCTACATAAATAAGTGTCCAGTGCCAGTGTGATGGCAATATAAAGGCTAATAATGCTGTACCTGAAAGAACTGCTATGACATTTTGAGATTGAAGATACTGCCAGCACCCTGACAGCAGACCACTGTTTAAACAATCACAATCACTTATAAGCACAGTTGTCTAAACTGCAGGTGTCATCCAGGGTCAGAGGTGCTGAGCACATGAAGATAATCATAGCTCCTCCTACAGTATGTCATAGAGACACATCATCTGAATCTTGTTTCCCATGTTCAGTCTGATAGGGGTTCAGGAGGAAGTTAACTGTCACTAAACAGCAGGTACAAATCCACAGAAGAACACATGAAAAAATGTACATATTATTGTAAATATTACTTTTGATTTCAAATAAAAGGTGACAAAACCTGACCTCTTTCATCACACCAAGGATATTGTGTGTATGGAATCACATGTAGAGTTCCTAAGTagatattttgtcacatttcaacaatcaaacttcagtgtattttattggagttTCATGTGTTAGACCAGCACGGATTAGTGCAAAACCCCCCTCTTCCTGTTAATCATGGGGGAAGAGGGGGGTTAATGTAAGGTTTTCAGCTGATTGAAAACATTTACCGGCTATATCATGGGTTTGTCCTGTTTCTCAGTGACTGAAGTAGCATTCCTGTTGAATATGTTCAAACTGAGTCAAAGTGCTGGAAGTACCTGTGGACAGGAAGTACCCTTCAGCCTCAGTTGTTGAACAGAAGCACTCACTGAAGACTGAGTGAGACGAGTTGGAGAGTGAGCCAGAGGTCCCGTCACTTAGCTCATAGAAACCTGGTGGAGAGAAGAGGTTACAAACTAACTGATTATGACCACCCTACACACAGTTGGACACAGCCTTGATCCTGTCATCATCCTGTACGGCAACCCAGAGATGTTTTAACATTTCAGCTGGTCATGGTTAAGGCAAGACCTTAATTTTCTGCTGGATAAATTCAGTTTAGCCCTATAATTCTAAGACACATATTATTATATGTGTCTTATATTATGTTTCTTCAGCATGCCATTACCTTCAGaaatgtcttattgaaactaCTGTCTAATTCACTTCTTGAATGCAGAGAAACAAACATAAATTATACTAgggttttttcctgtttacctctgaaaagcaaatgtttttgtaCTGTAATGATGAAAGTTCTCTGAGGTCCTACCTGAGCTTGCTCGGCTGTCTGTCTCCAGCTGGTCTTGTGACACCTCGGTGTCCAATCGGAGGTCATTAATCTGTTGGTCCAAGTCATGTAACTCGCCGAAGACACCAGCATCCCTTCTCAGACAGCTCTGTGATACAAACACAAATGCCACTTTCTTTAATCTCTTCTTTTTAAGCAACCATAAACAGAAACCAGGTTTGATAGAGCATATTCAGACCATTTCCGTGTCTAGAGGCTAGAAAATGCACCAGTAGGCAAGCACACTAACTGATTTTATACTGAATTATATTCCTGCTTTTCCTTCAGTTGGCCTTTCTTACAATCATTCTCTCCTTAGAAACATaatctgatatttttttaagtaaagtaTATTTGAAGATGTCTGCatggagcttgcatgttctctccatgcatgtgtggtgggttctctccaggtactccggcttcttcccacaatccaaaaacccGACTGTTaagttaactggtctctctaaatt
This genomic window contains:
- the dact1 gene encoding dapper homolog 1 isoform X1, producing MPLFAASRRDGDGRCGRHRAPLDGERLRSVRERLELIVSVLAELEYLRRRQELLVLSALKEEAREMRSAAQLNCEENILVLRKQLSCLRRDAGVFGELHDLDQQINDLRLDTEVSQDQLETDSRASSGFYELSDGTSGSLSNSSHSVFSECFCSTTEAEGYFLSTDELVGCLEYDVLAGGLCDDSGSFGAVCHSLSVPYQASLEATSLVPTECPSKNFCHLFTRNVSDIYCHRSPLHAAATKGSGFLQMSVDGGHCRDEAGAEYLKTQTSSTPSSFSGSLGAQSSTFQPHSSKHPEKYIFGLLQRRVLPMRANRPRTSISTDPLKSIVRQPSLFLRQVFGPSSGVGTLKGSEVKSLFPAEETSAEFLSSQRQCSIESKNKEEISNWRVLSDDTDTMQFSSKINKGDSNSPAGHNMQNICSLTSRVKNTSTKRVISETSNRSLSLPGASVPILLKDIIDQRSPEVNYSHKETCQLLISGATDQEQILKSALTAKTQTGASKKISKPCQSCPSENNNWELAHSRSKPFAQNLKEGEGVEGQSHVGNGIPAKQHNRKHRKGNSRHVKITKVKSTIRTSTMLDSEHNEVPSEKRADKFYNNSSSDRFLEVEHGSSIQVKVSNKSTLSGMKSISASTLITGVPGKHRRSTPISVRSGVLKPNQYGNYHSHHHHGREQVVVVTKPKYKQKDYRPLCAIMEVPYGGANQLIRRRQRKKVLRNFSTKMYPTSGRQQSSPYSNVAGSDSEYSAECVSLFHSTILDTSEDDRSNYTTNCFGDSESSEEEYVEENTTTTDTEESVGGLPGGGGAGRCKGQLRTAQVTVGKLEIDPAQTKAFVKIKASYNLKKKILRFRSGSLKLMTTV
- the dact1 gene encoding dapper homolog 1 isoform X2; this translates as MPLFAASRRDGDGRCGRHRAPLDGERLRSVRERLELIVSVLAELEYLRRRQELLVLSALKEEAREMRSAAQLNCEENILVLRKQLSCLRRDAGVFGELHDLDQQINDLRLDTEVSQDQLETDSRASSGFYELSDGTSGSLSNSSHSVFSECFCSTTEAEGYFLSTDELVGCLEYDVLAGGLCDDSGSFGAVCHSLSVPYQASLEATSLVPTECPSKNFCHLFTRNVSDIYCHRSPLHAAATKGSGFLQMSVDGGHCRDEAGAEYLKTQTSSTPSSFSGSLGAQSSTFQPHSSKHPEKYIFGLLQRRVLPMRANRPRTSISTDPLKSIVRQPSLFLRQVFGPSSGVGTLKGSEVKSLFPAEETSAEFLSSQRQCSIESKNKEEISNWRVLSDDTDTMQFSSKINKGDSNSPAGHNMQNICSLTSRVKNTSTKRVISETSNRSLSLPGASVPILLKDIIDQRSPEVNYSHKETCQLLISGATDQEQILKSALTAKTQTGASKKISKPCQSCPSENNNWELAHSRSKPFAQNLKEGEGVEGQSHVGNGIPAKQHNRKHRKGNSRHVKITKVKSTIRTSTMLDSEHNEVPSEKRADKFYNNSSSDRFLEVEHGSSIQVKVSNKSTLSGMKSISASTLITGVPGKHRRSTPISVRSGVLKPNQYGNYHSHHHHGREQVVVVTKPKYKQKDYRPLCAIMEVPYGGANQLIRRRQRKKVV